Proteins from a genomic interval of Methanofollis formosanus:
- the zupT gene encoding zinc transporter ZupT, which yields MMTDPVSFFMAFGLTLLAGLSTGLGSLMAFFTRRTSTRFLSAALGFSAGVMLYVSFVELLVGAMETAGAPVATVAFFCGVGVIALIDRVVPYPQNPHEVRKVEAINEGEGKRRETGGLYRTGLLTAAAIALHNMPEGMATFSGALLDPGIGVAIAVAIAIHNIPEGIAVSVPIYYATGSRWMAFLYSLLSGLAEPAGAVVAFLILLPYLSGAVLGILFAVVAGIMVFVAVDELLPAAREYGEAHLAVYGLVLGMAVMAAVLLVVR from the coding sequence ATGATGACCGATCCGGTGTCCTTCTTCATGGCCTTCGGGCTGACCCTCCTGGCCGGACTCTCGACCGGCCTCGGGAGCCTGATGGCCTTTTTTACCCGGCGGACAAGTACCCGCTTTCTCTCGGCCGCCCTCGGGTTCTCGGCCGGAGTGATGCTCTATGTCTCCTTCGTCGAACTCCTTGTCGGTGCCATGGAGACCGCCGGGGCGCCGGTCGCAACCGTCGCCTTCTTCTGCGGCGTGGGGGTCATCGCCCTCATCGATCGGGTCGTCCCGTACCCCCAGAACCCGCATGAGGTAAGGAAGGTCGAGGCAATAAACGAAGGAGAAGGGAAGCGCAGGGAGACCGGCGGCCTGTACCGCACCGGCCTCCTCACCGCCGCGGCGATCGCCCTCCACAACATGCCCGAGGGGATGGCCACCTTCTCCGGCGCTCTCCTCGACCCGGGCATCGGCGTGGCGATCGCCGTCGCCATCGCCATCCACAACATCCCCGAAGGGATCGCCGTCTCGGTGCCGATCTATTATGCGACCGGAAGCAGGTGGATGGCCTTCCTGTACTCCCTTCTTTCAGGACTTGCAGAACCCGCCGGTGCGGTGGTCGCCTTTCTCATCCTCCTTCCTTATCTCAGCGGGGCGGTGCTCGGCATTCTCTTCGCTGTAGTCGCCGGGATCATGGTCTTTGTCGCCGTCGACGAACTCCTGCCCGCAGCCAGGGAGTACGGGGAGGCGCACCTCGCAGTCTACGGCCTGGTCCTCGGGATGGCGGTGATGGCGGCGGTGCTGCTGGTGGTCCGGTGA
- the nadA gene encoding quinolinate synthase NadA: MVNQTIQDEIARLKREQGAVIIAHNYQIPEVQEIADLVGDSLELARAAAGLEEEIIVFCGVDFMAETAAILAPEKRVLLPAVDALCPMAQMVTAGEVRTLRERYPKAAVACYVNTPAEVKAESDICCTSANAVAVVESLDADQVIFVPDRNLGRYVARFTAKEILPWEGFCYVHDRMTVEDVDQAREAHPDAEVLVHPECRPEVIDAADHVFSTSGMVRHVCSSPGEEFVIGTENGILYPMQKKCPGKRCYPLSEQAICINMKKTDLPLVRKTLERLEPRVTVPPEIADRARAAIERMLAL; encoded by the coding sequence ATGGTGAACCAGACCATTCAAGACGAGATCGCACGCCTGAAGAGAGAGCAGGGCGCCGTGATCATCGCCCATAATTATCAGATCCCTGAGGTCCAGGAGATCGCCGACCTTGTCGGCGACTCCCTCGAACTTGCACGCGCCGCCGCCGGACTCGAAGAAGAGATCATCGTCTTCTGCGGTGTCGACTTCATGGCCGAGACCGCCGCGATCCTCGCCCCCGAAAAACGGGTCCTCCTCCCCGCCGTCGACGCCCTCTGCCCGATGGCCCAGATGGTCACCGCCGGCGAGGTGCGGACGCTCAGGGAGCGGTACCCGAAAGCGGCGGTGGCCTGTTATGTAAACACCCCGGCAGAGGTGAAGGCCGAGAGCGACATCTGCTGCACCTCGGCCAACGCGGTGGCGGTGGTCGAGTCGCTGGACGCCGACCAGGTGATCTTCGTGCCTGACCGGAACCTTGGGCGGTACGTCGCACGCTTCACCGCCAAGGAGATCCTCCCCTGGGAAGGGTTCTGTTATGTCCATGACCGGATGACGGTCGAGGACGTCGACCAGGCGAGGGAAGCGCACCCCGACGCCGAGGTGCTCGTCCACCCCGAGTGCCGGCCCGAGGTGATCGATGCCGCCGACCATGTCTTCTCCACCTCAGGGATGGTCAGGCATGTCTGCTCGTCACCGGGCGAGGAGTTCGTCATCGGGACCGAGAACGGGATCCTGTACCCGATGCAGAAGAAATGTCCGGGGAAGCGCTGTTATCCTCTCTCCGAGCAGGCCATCTGCATCAATATGAAAAAGACCGACCTCCCCCTGGTCAGAAAAACCCTGGAACGCCTGGAACCCAGGGTCACCGTCCCGCCCGAGATCGCCGACCGGGCGCGGGCGGCCATCGAGCGGATGCTGGCACTGTGA
- the fdhD gene encoding formate dehydrogenase accessory sulfurtransferase FdhD, whose translation MFREVPCIRVEEEAFAGGEHAVVEEVAFTVTVNGRQALTAMTGPAMLREFVTGFLFTEGIVRGLDEIESMTIEEHAASVLTTNPFAILVSKKTVLSGCGGTSSFLDGARLPTVSSDLEVTPATLRAAVQDALTSDLHARTGGVHIVGLYDREGRVCLAEDIGRHNAMDRVIGYGLLHEIDFSRTFVVCSGRISSEMVRKCLVAGVPVVVSRGATTTLALRIAEEGGVTVVGFARGRKMNIYTRPERVAGAPSLPRE comes from the coding sequence ATGTTCAGGGAAGTCCCCTGTATCCGGGTGGAGGAGGAGGCGTTTGCCGGAGGAGAGCATGCGGTCGTGGAGGAGGTCGCGTTCACCGTCACCGTCAATGGCCGCCAGGCCCTCACCGCCATGACCGGCCCGGCGATGCTCAGGGAGTTTGTGACCGGTTTTCTCTTCACCGAGGGGATCGTCAGGGGCCTCGACGAGATCGAGTCTATGACGATCGAAGAGCATGCCGCGAGTGTCCTGACCACCAACCCCTTCGCCATTCTGGTCTCAAAAAAGACGGTCCTCTCCGGGTGCGGGGGGACCTCCTCCTTCCTCGACGGCGCCCGTCTCCCGACGGTCAGTTCCGACCTCGAGGTGACCCCGGCCACGCTCCGTGCGGCGGTGCAGGACGCCCTCACCTCAGACCTCCATGCCAGGACCGGGGGGGTGCACATCGTCGGGCTGTACGACCGTGAGGGCCGGGTCTGTCTGGCCGAGGATATCGGGCGGCACAACGCGATGGACCGCGTCATCGGGTACGGTCTTCTGCATGAGATCGACTTTTCCCGCACCTTCGTGGTCTGTTCGGGCCGGATCTCATCCGAGATGGTGAGAAAGTGCCTGGTCGCCGGGGTGCCGGTGGTCGTCTCCAGGGGGGCGACGACCACGCTGGCCCTCAGGATCGCCGAGGAGGGAGGCGTGACCGTGGTCGGGTTCGCCCGCGGGCGAAAGATGAATATCTACACCAGGCCCGAACGGGTCGCGGGCGCTCCCTCACTCCCCCGTGAGTGA
- a CDS encoding aminotransferase class V-fold PLP-dependent enzyme, with protein MRDIRECRADFPLTEDLVYMDSASVSLCPEQVIGAVAEYDRRYRANVGRGVHRLTRFASQRFEDARARVAGFIGGQAGVTVLTANTTASVNMVAGGMRWRPGDRAVTFSSEHHSNLLPWLRLRERGVEVEVVAPEPDGLLDPAVVEAAVDDRTRLVALTHASNALGSVQPVREIGTIVHEHGARLLVDGAQSVPHLPVDVERLGCDYLCFSGHKMLGPTGTGILWMREPDLDPLLLGGGMIETVTPDGYTPAAPPARYEAGTPHVAGMIGLGRAVGYLEEVGMNEVRRHEAHLTGRLFKGLSGLDHVTVFGPDDPKKRIGVVSFVVDGMHPHDVAHILDEAAGIMVRSGEHCCMPLMRHLGLAHGTVRASLYLYNTAEEVDLLLAAVEEITRTV; from the coding sequence ATGAGAGATATCAGAGAGTGTCGTGCCGACTTCCCGCTGACCGAAGACCTGGTCTATATGGACAGTGCCTCGGTCAGCCTCTGCCCCGAGCAGGTGATTGGTGCGGTGGCCGAGTACGACCGGCGCTATCGAGCCAATGTCGGGCGCGGCGTCCACCGGCTGACCCGGTTCGCTTCGCAACGCTTTGAGGACGCGAGGGCGCGGGTCGCCGGGTTTATCGGGGGACAGGCCGGGGTGACCGTGCTGACCGCCAACACGACGGCCTCGGTGAACATGGTCGCCGGCGGGATGCGCTGGCGGCCTGGCGACCGGGCGGTCACCTTCTCCTCAGAACACCACTCCAACCTCCTCCCCTGGCTGCGGCTCCGTGAGCGGGGTGTGGAGGTCGAGGTCGTCGCCCCCGAACCCGACGGTCTCCTCGACCCGGCCGTCGTCGAAGCGGCGGTCGACGACCGGACCAGGCTGGTGGCACTCACTCATGCCTCCAACGCCCTTGGGTCGGTCCAGCCGGTCAGGGAGATCGGGACGATCGTCCACGAGCATGGCGCCCGCCTGCTGGTGGACGGGGCCCAGTCGGTCCCGCACCTCCCCGTCGATGTGGAGCGTCTCGGCTGCGACTACCTCTGTTTCTCAGGGCACAAGATGCTCGGGCCGACCGGGACCGGCATCCTCTGGATGCGGGAACCCGACCTCGACCCTCTCCTCCTGGGCGGCGGGATGATCGAGACGGTCACCCCCGACGGCTATACGCCGGCCGCGCCGCCGGCACGGTATGAGGCCGGGACACCGCATGTCGCCGGGATGATCGGGCTCGGGCGGGCGGTCGGCTATCTCGAAGAGGTCGGGATGAATGAGGTCCGCCGGCATGAAGCACACCTGACCGGCCGACTCTTCAAGGGGCTTTCAGGACTGGATCACGTCACCGTCTTTGGGCCCGATGATCCGAAGAAGCGGATCGGTGTGGTCTCCTTTGTGGTGGACGGGATGCACCCTCACGACGTGGCCCATATCCTTGACGAGGCCGCCGGGATCATGGTGCGGTCGGGCGAACACTGCTGCATGCCCCTGATGCGCCACCTCGGCCTGGCGCACGGGACGGTGCGGGCAAGTTTGTACCTGTACAATACGGCGGAGGAGGTCGACCTCCTCCTGGCCGCCGTCGAGGAGATCACGCGGACGGTGTGA